GGGCGGCCAGCACCTGGTTGGCGAATTCGCTCTGGCGAAACTGGCGTGCGCTCACATTCACCGAGACCACCAGCGACTGCATGGCCGGCTGGGCGGCCCAGGTGGCCAGCTGCATGCAGGCGGTCTCCAGCACCCAGCGGCCCAGGGGCAGGATGAGGCCGGTCTGCTCGGCCAGCGCAATGAATTCGCCCGGCGCCACCAGCCCGCGCGTGGGGTGCTGCCAGCGCACCAATGCCTCGGCGCCGGTGATGGTGCCGGCCGCGTTGACCACCGGCTGGTAGTGCAGCAGCAGCTCGCCGCGGGCCAGGCCGTGGCGCAGTTCGGTCTCCAGCTCGGTGCGCGCGCGCATCTGCGCCAGCACGCCGGGGTCGAACAGGCGCAGCGCGTTGCGCCCGGCGGCCTTGGCCTGGTACATGGCGAAGTCGGCCTGCTTGAGCAGCTCGTCGGCCGACTGCGCCGGGTAGGAAAACAGCGTCAGGCCCATGCTGCAGGTGGTGTGGTGGGTGTAGCCGCCCTCCAGCGGGAAGGGCTGCGCCAGCGCGCTGGCAATCTTGCGCGCCAGGCGCTGCGCGCCCTCGCGTGCCAGGCGGGGCTCGCCCTTGAGCTCGTCCACCAGCACCACGAATTCGTCGCCGCCAAAGCGCGCCACGGTGTCGCTGGCGCGCACGCACTGGCGCAGGCGCCGGGCCACCATGCACAGCAGGCGGTCGCCCACGTCGTGGCCACGGTTGTCGTTCAGGTTCTTGAAATGGTCCAGGTCGATGAACAGCAGCGCGCTGTGGCTGCGGCTGCGCTGCAAGCCGGCGCAGCTGCGCTGCAGGCGGTCCAGCAGCAGGCGCCGGTTGGGCAGCCCCGTCAGCGCGTCATAGAACGCCAGGCGCTCTATCTCGGCTTCGGCGCGCTTGCGCCCGCTGATGTCGCGCCCCACGCCGCGGTAGCCCAGCAGCGTGCCGCGCGCGCTCACGACGGGCTCGCCGCTCAGGGCAATCCAGGAGACCTCGCCGCCCGGGCTCACGCGCTTGAGCTCCAGCTCGCGAAAGGGCTGGCGCGCGCCCAGGTGTTCACGGTGCGCGGCCCAGTCGGACTCGCCCATGTTGGCCGCGCCCGCCTCCGACAGGGTGCGCCCGTGCAGCGCCTGCAGCCATGCCTCGCGGTGCGCGGCCACGCCGGCGATGTCGGTGAAGCGCCCCTCGGCGTCCTGCTCCCAGTACCAGTCGGAGGACAAATCGCACAGGCTGCGAAAGCGCGCCTCGCTGCGCTGCAGCTCGGCATGCACGCGCACGTAGTCGCTCACATCGGCAAAGGTGCGCACCAGGCCGCCATCGGGCAGCGCCTGGGTGCGCACCTCCAGCGTGCGGCCGTCCAGCGTGTGGCGCCGGTACACGGCGGGGGCGGCGCCGGCAGCGCCGCCGCGCACGTAGTCGCGCGCGCGCTCGTCGATCAGGCCGAAATCCTGGCCGTAGTCGCCGCGTCGGGTCTGCACCTGGGTCAGCTCGGCCAACGTGGGGCGACGGGCCAGCAGCGCTTCGGGCAGCTCCAGCAGCTCCAGCACGCGGCGGTTGTACACGTTGATGCGGCCGTCCGGGCCCGTCTGGAAGATGCCCTGGCTCATGCTGGCCAGCGCCGTCTGCAGGCAGGCCAGCTGCTGGCGCACGTCGGATGGCTCGGCCACCCCGGGGACGGAAGGCTCCTGCAGCAGGGCGCCCAGGCGCTGCAGCAGCTCGGGCACGTGGTCGCCGCTGGCGCTGCGCAGCAGGTAGTCGCAGCGACGCCCGGCGCGGGCGGCGGCGCGCAGGGCGCGGGCGGCCAGGCCTTCTTGCTGCGGCCAGACGCACAGCAGCAGCGCATCGGGCCCGCCGCCATCGCCGCCGGCCCAGTCGGGCAGCTCGCCGGCCTGCGCCGCCAGGCACAGCACCACGGCGCTCCAGCCCCGGGCCGGCGCGGCGCCGAACTGCGGGTGCGGCACCTGCAGAGCCAGCCAGCCCTGGCCGCTCAGCGCCAGCAGGCCCAGGGCGCGGCGCGCGTGGGCGGCGTCGGGGTCGATCCAGGCGATGCGCGCAGTGTTCATCGTGCGATCTCCGGTTGCTGCGTGTGCTGGCGCGCGGGCCCGCCCAGGCCCGGCAGGTACGCGGCCTCGAACGGGGCGATGGCGCACGGCCGCCCGAACAGCCAGCCCTGAAAGCCGCCGCAGCCGTGGCGCTGCAGAAACTGCAGCTGGCCCTCGGTCTCCACGCCTTCGGCGACCACCTGCAGGTCCAGGCTGCGCGCCAGCGCCAGTATCGTATGCACGATGGCCGCGTCGTTGGGGTCGGTCAGCACGTCGCGCACGAAGCCCTGATCGATCTTGATCTCCGACAGCGGCAGCCGCTTGAGGTAGCCCAGCGACGAATACCCGGTGCCGAAATCGTCCAGGGAGAAGCTGACGCCATGCTCGCGCAGCTGGCGCATGCGCGCCACGGTGTCTTCCACGTCGCCCAGCAGCAGGGTCTCGGTCAGCTCCAGCTTCAGCCGGTGCAGCGGGGCGCCGGCCTGGGCGGCGACCTGCAGCACGTCCTGCACGAAGCCGGGGTGGCGAAACTGCCGCGCGCTCACGTTGACGGAAATCGCCAGGCCCTGCGCTGCAGCATGGCCGGCCCAGTGCGCCAGCTGGCGGCAGGCGGCCTGCAGCACCTGGCGGCCCAGCGGCACGATGAGGCCGGTCTGCTCGGCCAGCGGAATGAAATGCGCCGGCCCCAGCAGGCCGCGCTCGGGGTGCTGCCAGCGCACCAGCGCCTCGGCGCCGCACAGGCGGGTGTCCTCGTCCATCTGCGGCTGCAGATGCACCACCAGCTCGCCGCGGGCCAGGGCCAGGCGCAGGTCGGCCTCCAGCTGGGCACGTTCGTTGGCCGCCAGCTGCATCGCCGGGTCGAAAAAGCGCAGCGTGTTGCGCCCGGCCGCCTTGGCCTGGTACATGGCCAGGTCGGCGCGCTTGAGCAGCTCCTCGACGGTGCAGCGCTCCTGGCCGAACAGCGTGGCGCCGACGCTGGGGGTGCTGTGGTGCTGCTGCTGTGCCAGCACGAAGGGCTCGTTGAGCGCGGCCATCAGCTTGGCGGCGATCTGCTCCACGCAGGTGCCCGCCTGCTGCGCGTCGGCGCCCAGGTTCTCCAGCATGACCACGAACTCGTCGCCGCCCAGGCGGGCCACGGTATCGCTTTCGCGCACGCCTGCCTGCAGGCGCTGCGCCACCTGCGCCAGCAGCGCGTCGCCCATGTCGTGGCCCAGGGTGTCGTTCAGGTCCTTGAAGTTGTCCAGGTCGATGAACAGCAGCGCCCCCAGGCCCTGGCGGCGCAGGCCATTGGCCAGGGCGTGTTCCAGCCGGTCCAGCAGCAGGCGGCGGTTGGGCAGGCCGGTGAGCGCGTCATAGAAAGCCAGGCGCTCGATCTGCCGGGCCGCGCGCTGGCGGTCGGTGATGTCGCGGCTGATGCTGAGCACGCCGCTCACGCGGCCCTGCGCGTCGCGGGTGGCGGTCTTGAGGGTCTCAAAGCGCCCCTGGTAGCCGTCTTCGGCGAAGGTGAGCGTTTCTTCCACGACCAGCGGCTGCCAGGCGGCCATGGCGCGCTCGTCCTGCGCGCGCACGCGTTCGGCCTCGGCAGCAGGCAGCAGCTGCGCGTCGGTCAGGCCCACCAGGGCGTGCTCGGGCCGGCCCAGGCAGCGCTCGAACACCGGGTTGGCCGACAGGTAGCGGCCCTCGGTGTCCTTGAGGCTGACCAGGTCGGGGATGGTGCTGACCAGGCTGGCCAGCTGCGCGCGCTGCTGACCCAGGGCCTGCGCCAGGCGTTTTTGCTCGGTCACGTCGTAGGCGAAGATGACCACCGAGGTCACCTCGCCGGCGCCCACCCGTTCGGGCACGAAGGTGACATGCCAGTCGATGCGCGTCTTGTGCCCGGTCATCGACAGCTCGGCCACCGCGGTGTCGCCGCGCAGGGCGCGCTCCAGCGGCGGCTGCATGCGCTCGAAGATGCTGGCGGGCAGCACGTCGCGCATGAACTGCCCCTCCAGCGCCGCCGGCGCGCAGCGCAGCGACGCGGCCTGCACCGGGTTCACGTACAGCGTGCGGCCCTGGCGGTCCACGCGGGCGATGCCGGCGGGCAGGTGCTCCAGCACGCTGGCCAGCTGCTCGTCGCGTTCGCGCGACAGGCGCTCGGCTTCGCGCTGCTCGGTCACGTCGCTGAGCACGCCGTCCCAGATGGTGCCGCCGCTGGCGTGCTGGCGCGGCGAGGCGCTCATGCGCACCCAGCGGATGGCGCCGTCCCAGCGGCGCATGCGCACCACGCACTCAGCCAGGCTGCGGGTGCGCCAGGAGGTCTCCAGCGCCCAGGTGCTGAGCGCCCGGTCCTCCGGCAGGATGTGATCAAACAGCAGCTGCGCATCGGCCATGACCTGCTGCGCCGTCAGGCCCAGCAGCCGCTCGATGGCCTCGCTCATGTGGACGAAGCGGCTGGTGCCGGCGCTCTCTCGCACCTGCTGGTACAGCACGATGCCGGGCAGGTTGCGCCCCAGCAGCTGCAGGCGCAGCTCGCCTTCGCGC
The DNA window shown above is from Pulveribacter suum and carries:
- a CDS encoding putative bifunctional diguanylate cyclase/phosphodiesterase — translated: MNTARIAWIDPDAAHARRALGLLALSGQGWLALQVPHPQFGAAPARGWSAVVLCLAAQAGELPDWAGGDGGGPDALLLCVWPQQEGLAARALRAAARAGRRCDYLLRSASGDHVPELLQRLGALLQEPSVPGVAEPSDVRQQLACLQTALASMSQGIFQTGPDGRINVYNRRVLELLELPEALLARRPTLAELTQVQTRRGDYGQDFGLIDERARDYVRGGAAGAAPAVYRRHTLDGRTLEVRTQALPDGGLVRTFADVSDYVRVHAELQRSEARFRSLCDLSSDWYWEQDAEGRFTDIAGVAAHREAWLQALHGRTLSEAGAANMGESDWAAHREHLGARQPFRELELKRVSPGGEVSWIALSGEPVVSARGTLLGYRGVGRDISGRKRAEAEIERLAFYDALTGLPNRRLLLDRLQRSCAGLQRSRSHSALLFIDLDHFKNLNDNRGHDVGDRLLCMVARRLRQCVRASDTVARFGGDEFVVLVDELKGEPRLAREGAQRLARKIASALAQPFPLEGGYTHHTTCSMGLTLFSYPAQSADELLKQADFAMYQAKAAGRNALRLFDPGVLAQMRARTELETELRHGLARGELLLHYQPVVNAAGTITGAEALVRWQHPTRGLVAPGEFIALAEQTGLILPLGRWVLETACMQLATWAAQPAMQSLVVSVNVSARQFRQSEFANQVLAALRASGARPQALRLELTESLLLTDTEEMIAKMEQLRAQGVGFSLDDFGTGYSSLSYLKRLPLDQLKIDRGFVRDVLIDGNDAAIVRTILGLARSLDLQVVAEGVETASQLDFLRRHGCQAFQGYLFGRPAPAAMLELAMAPVPA
- a CDS encoding sensor domain-containing protein — its product is MSGRASPPEPAPLRAPASPAGPRSTAGWVALALALLVCASVAVRGTDAAAWQDLGQLLQAIAMLLGLLAVVISMQSLDVREQPRANVLVFGLSLALAASAAGAVLAQQGWNGSALALQALGRTGEAACLLAFARRRLVRGSSLAWLAAALVLAAALAWLAWRLPPFFGDGQPVATALAWTNSAAFAAAAWLLARPHSRGARRRAGRHHFMAAASVCLAAAELILALLQSLAAPGTAWWMPAQALRVVGYAVLLQAVYISGVRLPYARARHAEARMREGELRLQLLGRNLPGIVLYQQVRESAGTSRFVHMSEAIERLLGLTAQQVMADAQLLFDHILPEDRALSTWALETSWRTRSLAECVVRMRRWDGAIRWVRMSASPRQHASGGTIWDGVLSDVTEQREAERLSRERDEQLASVLEHLPAGIARVDRQGRTLYVNPVQAASLRCAPAALEGQFMRDVLPASIFERMQPPLERALRGDTAVAELSMTGHKTRIDWHVTFVPERVGAGEVTSVVIFAYDVTEQKRLAQALGQQRAQLASLVSTIPDLVSLKDTEGRYLSANPVFERCLGRPEHALVGLTDAQLLPAAEAERVRAQDERAMAAWQPLVVEETLTFAEDGYQGRFETLKTATRDAQGRVSGVLSISRDITDRQRAARQIERLAFYDALTGLPNRRLLLDRLEHALANGLRRQGLGALLFIDLDNFKDLNDTLGHDMGDALLAQVAQRLQAGVRESDTVARLGGDEFVVMLENLGADAQQAGTCVEQIAAKLMAALNEPFVLAQQQHHSTPSVGATLFGQERCTVEELLKRADLAMYQAKAAGRNTLRFFDPAMQLAANERAQLEADLRLALARGELVVHLQPQMDEDTRLCGAEALVRWQHPERGLLGPAHFIPLAEQTGLIVPLGRQVLQAACRQLAHWAGHAAAQGLAISVNVSARQFRHPGFVQDVLQVAAQAGAPLHRLKLELTETLLLGDVEDTVARMRQLREHGVSFSLDDFGTGYSSLGYLKRLPLSEIKIDQGFVRDVLTDPNDAAIVHTILALARSLDLQVVAEGVETEGQLQFLQRHGCGGFQGWLFGRPCAIAPFEAAYLPGLGGPARQHTQQPEIAR